The following nucleotide sequence is from Ferruginibacter lapsinanis.
TTCTTAACAAATACATCGTTTTCGAAGAATCTAACCTCAAAGGAAGGATACAGTTGTTTCGTTATTTTGTCTCTTTTACCTCAAATCTTTTCATTAACTATTTGCTGCTTAAGTTTTTTGTTACTCAACTGCATTTGTACCCGGTATTGGCACAGTTGATCGTTACAATCATAGTGGTGATCATTAGTTATATTACTCAACGTAAATACACATTCACAGTAAAACCTGATAAAGCTATTGACAGTTAGTACTTTAACTACTGCCATCTTATACTTCAGACGGCTATTTTACGTGTAAATCTGCCATTTTTTCACCCCACACAGTAATGGCATAATCATTGACAATCTTCATTGAACAAAAAATATAATTATCATGGGAAAGATTATAGGGATAGATCTAGGAACAACCAATAGTTGTGTTGCCGTAATGGAAGGTAATGAACCTACAGTTATAGCAAACGATGAGGGGAGACGTACAACGCCATCCATTGTGGCATTTTTGAAGAATGGCGAACGTAAAGTAGGAGACCCTGCAAAACGTCAGGCTATTACTAATCCGCACAACACGATCATGAGTGTTAAGCGTTTTATGGGACACAAATGGAATGAAGTATCTGAAGATATCAGTCATAGCAGCTATAAAGTTGTGAAAGGGGATAATGATACCGTACGTATCGATATCGAAGGAAGATTATATACTCCACAGGAAATATCAGCAATGGTTCTTCAAAAAATGAAGAAAACTGCCGAAGAATATTTAGGCCATGAAGTGAACGAAGCGGTAATTACCGTTCCGGCTTATTTCAATGATGCTCAACGTCAGGCTACTAAAGAAGCAGGT
It contains:
- a CDS encoding GtrA family protein, whose protein sequence is MKNKIVSVIDSFYPLFKRIMPLQTFRYAACGGSNMVLNFSVFTILYHFFVAKYKIVHLGFYSFESYSLALFLAGVLSFFVGFFLNKYIVFEESNLKGRIQLFRYFVSFTSNLFINYLLLKFFVTQLHLYPVLAQLIVTIIVVIISYITQRKYTFTVKPDKAIDS